One window of the Cryptomeria japonica chromosome 7, Sugi_1.0, whole genome shotgun sequence genome contains the following:
- the LOC131033404 gene encoding alcohol acyltransferase 9, producing the protein MLLPDLQTRTQAPVLVPPSLPTPFECLYLSNLDDQLFLRFSIKYLFLYHRKDNDKENDGDAGERIKTALGRVLVYYYPLAGRLRRSEKEPDKLEVVCNGEGALFVQAHSDLTLQEFQRLPKPCKSWRKLLHKVQADSFVDIPPLVVQVTELKGGGVVVCVAISHCLCDGLGSSQFVHTWAQIARKATDMDPFPLPYWGRELLRPRNPLQIQYSHPEFRPVPDLCNLKSRLSSDTLVRTSLRFTGDQLSALKRTVCNDKDGTTCTSFEAISSHIWRCWIRAMGLPGGQSIKLLFSANVRHKLQPQLPAGFYGNAFVLACAESTVDELTERPLSYAVQLLQKAKARLSDDYVRSVIDYLADKSVRPDMVASLVISQWSRMELMEVDFGWGKPLHAGPLASDIYCLLLPSSSAPNAALDVLLSLPESVLHRYAFYMRSISDFAPKSP; encoded by the exons ATGCTTCTTCCAGATTTGCAAACTAGGACGCAGGCACCAGTTCTGGTGCCTCCATCTCTGCCCACTCCCTTCGAATGCCTTTATCTCTCTAATCTGGATGACCAGCTGTTCCTTAGGTTTTCCATCAAATATTTGTTTTTGTACCACAGAAAAGATAATGACAAGGAGAATGATGGAGATGCAGGCGAACGTATAAAGACTGCTCTGGGCAGAGTTCTTGTCTATTATTATCCATTGGCTGGAAGGCTGAGGAGAAGCGAGAAAGAGCCGGATAAATTAGAGGTTGTTTGCAATGGTGAAGGAGCTCTGTTCGTGCAGGCTCATTCTGACTTGACTCTCCAAGAATTCCAGCGTCTCCCCAAGCCTTGCAAGTCATGGAGGAAACTCTTACACAAGGTGCAGGCTGACAGTTTTGTGGACATTCCACCGCTTGTAGTTCAG GTCACAGAACTAAAGGGTGGTGGAGTGGTGGTGTGTGTAGCAATAAGCCATTGCTTGTGTGATGGCTTGGGAAGCTCACAATTTGTCCATACATGGGCACAAATTGCTCGAAAGGCAACAGATATGGACCCATTTCCCTTGCCATACTGGGGGCGAGAGCTACTAAGGCCTAGAAATCCActtcaaatccaatattcacacCCTGAATTCAGACCTGTCCCTGACCTATGCAACTTGAAGAGCAGGTTGAGCAGCGATACCTTAGTCCGCACTTCCCTCCGTTTCACCGGAGATCAGCTCTCTGCTCTTAAAAGAACCGTTTGTAATGAcaaag atggtaCCACTTGCACATCCTTTGAAGCCATCTCCAGCCACATCTGGAGGTGTTGGATTAGGGCCATGGGGCTACCTGGTGGGCAGAGCATCAAGCTGCTCTTCAGCGCCAATGTGAGGCACAAGCTCCAACCACAGCTTCCTGCGGGCTTCTATGGAAACGCCTTTGTGCTTGCCTGTGCAGAGAGCACTGTAGATGAGCTCACAGAGCGCCCTCTCTCCTACGCCGTACAGCTTTTGCAGAAGGCCAAGGCCAGACTTTCGGATGATTATGTACGCTCCGTGATTGACTATTTGGCTGATAAAAGTGTCCGGCCTGATATGGTGGCGAGTTTGGTGATTTCACAGTGGTCGAGAATGGAGCTAATGGAAGTGGATTTTGGGTGGGGGAAGCCCCTTCATGCTGGGCCCCTTGCCAGTGACATTTATTGCCTTTTGCTGCCTTCTTCCTCTGCGCCGAATGCTGCCCTAGATGTTCTGCTCTCCCTGCCCGAGTCTGTTCTTCATAGGTACGCGTTTTACATGCGGAGCATTTCAGATTTTGCCCCCAAATCTCCTTGA